In Mycetocola zhujimingii, one DNA window encodes the following:
- the kdpA gene encoding potassium-transporting ATPase subunit KdpA, with the protein MAGLFAILQVASLALILALLYRPLGDYMAHLYSSTKNLRIERGFYRLIGVDSSVEQTWQAYVRGVLWFSGTGLLLVYLLQRFQTVLPYSLGLPAVPEGLSFNTAASFVGNTNWQSYSPEVTVGYTVQIAGLAVQNFVSAAVGIAVAIALVRGFARSRSGTIGNFWVDMTRGTLRLLLPLSVLSAIVLIASGVIQNFNGFTEISTLSGGVQSLPGGPVASQEAIKNLGTNGGGFFNANAAHPFENPSAWTSLFQNVLMLAIPFALPRTFGRMVGDRRQGYAILSVMATFYIASLTILSLVERAGLGTAPQLAGGAMEGKEQRFGIFASTLFGSTSTLTSTGAVNSMHDSYTALGGMMPMLNMMLGEVAPGGVGSGLYGMLILAIIAVFVAGLLVGRTPEYLGKKIGPKEIKLASLYILVMPTLVLGGTALSFAIPAIRSDVESTSIWNPGNHGLSEVIYAFASAANNNGSAFAGLTANTPWFNTALGVTILLGRFLPMVFVLALAGSLAAQDKVPATAGTMPTHRPLFVGLLTGVTVIVTALTFFPVLTLGPLAEGLL; encoded by the coding sequence ATGGCCGGTCTCTTCGCGATCCTTCAGGTCGCTTCCCTCGCCCTCATCCTCGCTCTCCTGTATCGCCCGCTCGGCGACTACATGGCGCACCTCTACTCGTCGACGAAGAATCTCCGAATCGAGCGCGGCTTCTACCGGCTCATCGGAGTGGACTCCTCGGTCGAACAGACCTGGCAGGCCTACGTGCGCGGCGTGCTCTGGTTCTCCGGCACCGGCCTTCTCCTGGTCTATCTGCTGCAGCGTTTCCAGACCGTGCTGCCATACTCGCTCGGACTCCCGGCTGTGCCAGAGGGATTGTCGTTCAACACGGCGGCATCGTTCGTCGGCAACACCAACTGGCAGTCGTACTCGCCAGAGGTGACTGTCGGGTACACCGTGCAGATCGCTGGTCTCGCCGTGCAGAACTTCGTTTCGGCTGCCGTCGGAATTGCGGTTGCGATCGCACTGGTCCGCGGTTTCGCACGCAGTCGTTCCGGCACGATCGGCAACTTCTGGGTCGACATGACGCGCGGAACCCTCCGGCTGCTGCTGCCCCTGTCCGTCCTCAGCGCGATAGTGCTGATCGCGAGCGGCGTGATCCAGAACTTCAACGGATTCACTGAAATCTCCACACTGTCCGGTGGCGTGCAAAGCCTGCCGGGTGGGCCTGTTGCCTCGCAGGAGGCCATCAAGAACCTCGGGACGAACGGTGGTGGCTTCTTCAACGCGAACGCCGCACACCCGTTTGAGAACCCGTCGGCCTGGACGAGCCTCTTCCAGAACGTGTTGATGCTCGCCATCCCGTTCGCGCTGCCACGTACCTTCGGCCGCATGGTCGGAGACCGCAGGCAGGGCTACGCGATCCTCTCCGTCATGGCGACGTTCTACATCGCATCGCTCACCATCCTCTCGCTCGTCGAGCGCGCCGGCCTCGGTACCGCACCACAGCTGGCCGGAGGTGCGATGGAAGGGAAGGAACAACGCTTCGGCATCTTTGCATCGACCCTCTTCGGCTCAACGAGCACGCTCACGTCGACCGGTGCAGTCAACTCGATGCACGATTCGTACACGGCTCTCGGCGGCATGATGCCGATGCTCAACATGATGCTCGGAGAAGTCGCGCCAGGCGGCGTCGGATCGGGCCTTTACGGCATGCTGATTCTCGCGATCATCGCCGTGTTCGTTGCCGGACTGCTCGTCGGCCGGACCCCGGAGTACCTGGGCAAGAAGATCGGGCCGAAGGAGATCAAGCTCGCGAGCCTCTACATCCTGGTCATGCCTACGCTCGTTCTCGGTGGCACGGCCCTGAGCTTCGCGATCCCCGCCATCCGCTCTGACGTCGAGTCGACGTCGATCTGGAACCCGGGCAACCACGGACTCTCCGAGGTGATCTACGCGTTCGCCTCCGCCGCAAACAACAACGGTTCGGCATTCGCCGGTTTGACAGCGAATACCCCGTGGTTCAACACTGCCCTCGGCGTCACGATCCTCCTCGGGCGGTTCCTGCCGATGGTCTTCGTTCTCGCGCTCGCCGGTTCGCTCGCGGCACAGGACAAGGTCCCGGCAACAGCGGGAACCATGCCAACCCACCGGCCGCTCTTTGTCGGCCTCCTCACCGGTGTGACGGTCATCGTGACCGCACTCACCTTCTTCCCCGTGCTCACACTGGGACCCCTCGCAGAAGGGCTGCTGTAA
- a CDS encoding potassium-transporting ATPase subunit F: MFFSLLAAGLGIAAIVYLVYALVKPERF, encoded by the coding sequence ATGTTCTTCTCCCTCCTGGCCGCGGGCCTGGGAATCGCCGCCATCGTCTACCTCGTGTACGCACTCGTGAAACCGGAGCGATTCTAG
- a CDS encoding acylphosphatase: MIRKHVIVHGSVQGVGFRYWTRAEAARLGVTGWVRNRLDGTVEAEVEGTESDVASLLDWLQHGPSSAVVSGVDSADIDVRGDTEFAVL; the protein is encoded by the coding sequence GTGATTCGCAAACATGTCATCGTGCACGGCAGCGTGCAGGGGGTCGGCTTCCGCTACTGGACGAGAGCCGAAGCTGCGCGCCTCGGTGTCACCGGCTGGGTCCGGAACAGGCTCGACGGAACTGTGGAAGCCGAGGTCGAGGGCACTGAATCCGACGTCGCCTCCCTGTTGGACTGGCTTCAGCACGGGCCGAGTTCGGCGGTCGTTTCCGGTGTGGACAGCGCAGACATCGACGTGAGAGGCGACACCGAGTTCGCCGTGCTCTAG
- a CDS encoding 2'-5' RNA ligase family protein translates to MSRVVVVVPLNPLRNGESFLVSSWPLHITVVPPFETEAETPAIAAALAEAVGDLASFSVVAAGDELFGRRHDIPVTLIADDERLLTLRERLVAAVRPLATSPDERAFSRPEFRPHVTVKGENRVADGEELHLTQVALVDMAPRQSPGGRTVLATVPLDRPLKSATENDR, encoded by the coding sequence ATGTCGCGTGTGGTGGTCGTTGTTCCCCTGAATCCTCTCCGGAACGGCGAAAGCTTCCTCGTCAGCTCGTGGCCCCTGCACATCACAGTGGTTCCGCCGTTTGAGACGGAGGCGGAAACGCCCGCGATCGCCGCCGCTCTCGCCGAGGCGGTCGGTGACCTCGCATCATTCAGCGTTGTCGCCGCCGGTGACGAACTTTTCGGTCGGCGCCACGACATCCCCGTCACCCTCATCGCCGACGACGAGCGCCTGCTCACCCTCAGAGAGCGGCTCGTTGCCGCTGTGCGGCCACTGGCGACGTCACCGGACGAACGGGCCTTTTCGCGCCCCGAGTTTCGGCCGCACGTCACCGTGAAGGGGGAAAACCGGGTTGCGGACGGTGAGGAACTTCACCTGACGCAGGTCGCGCTCGTCGACATGGCTCCGCGCCAGTCACCGGGCGGGCGAACGGTTCTCGCGACAGTGCCGCTGGACCGGCCACTGAAATCGGCCACCGAAAACGACCGCTGA
- a CDS encoding SMP-30/gluconolactonase/LRE family protein, translating into MATPQQLTDPVAYHGEGPVWSRTWGGLRFVDMLAGDILSVDASGGVTRMHVGTVAAFVRPRTRGGYVVGLERGIGLADEVDVLPTSEVELWTDPAVRMNEGGCAPDGSLYAGSMGYDQTPGAAALYRIDPAGSVSTFLPHVTVSNGIDFAPDGSRAYYNDTATGRTDVFDVVDNVLVNRRPFADGGDGSPDGLCVDSEGNIWVAMNSVGRVRLYSPDATILTEIELPVRLVTACTLGGDDGRDLFITTSRENLDDPEPEAGAVFTVRADVAGKPVLPYAG; encoded by the coding sequence GTGGCTACCCCACAACAACTGACGGACCCGGTCGCGTACCACGGTGAGGGCCCGGTCTGGTCGAGAACCTGGGGCGGGCTGCGCTTCGTCGACATGCTCGCGGGCGACATCCTCTCCGTCGATGCATCCGGTGGCGTCACGCGGATGCACGTCGGTACCGTGGCGGCGTTCGTACGCCCGCGGACTCGCGGCGGCTACGTCGTCGGCCTCGAGCGCGGCATCGGACTCGCAGACGAGGTCGACGTTCTGCCCACCTCGGAGGTCGAGCTGTGGACCGATCCCGCGGTGCGGATGAACGAGGGCGGTTGCGCGCCAGACGGAAGTCTCTATGCCGGATCGATGGGTTACGACCAGACACCGGGTGCGGCGGCGCTCTACCGGATTGACCCGGCCGGGTCGGTGTCGACGTTTCTGCCTCACGTGACGGTGTCGAATGGCATCGACTTCGCCCCTGACGGTAGCCGCGCGTATTACAACGACACGGCCACCGGCCGAACCGATGTCTTCGATGTCGTCGACAACGTCCTGGTTAATCGCCGGCCATTCGCCGATGGAGGCGACGGCAGTCCTGACGGGCTTTGCGTTGACTCCGAGGGCAACATCTGGGTTGCGATGAACTCCGTCGGGCGGGTCCGGTTGTATTCGCCGGATGCCACGATTCTCACCGAGATCGAGTTGCCCGTGCGGCTTGTCACGGCGTGCACTCTCGGCGGAGATGACGGCCGCGATCTGTTCATCACCACGTCGCGGGAGAACCTCGACGACCCCGAGCCCGAGGCCGGGGCGGTATTCACGGTCAGGGCCGACGTTGCAGGCAAGCCCGTGCTGCCGTACGCGGGCTGA
- a CDS encoding PspC domain-containing protein has product MNLIRPRRGHGRVIAGVCAAVANRFGISATLVRVLTVLSFLLPGPQILAYVILWILIPNEA; this is encoded by the coding sequence ATGAATCTTATTCGTCCTCGTCGCGGCCATGGCCGTGTCATCGCCGGAGTCTGCGCGGCGGTCGCCAATCGATTTGGAATATCCGCCACCCTGGTACGGGTGCTGACCGTCCTGAGCTTCCTGCTCCCCGGCCCGCAAATCCTCGCGTATGTCATCCTCTGGATACTCATCCCGAACGAGGCCTGA
- a CDS encoding AAA family ATPase, with amino-acid sequence MKIKQLRIAGFGPYKDEQHIDFGRFDDDGIFLITGKTGAGKSSLLDAICFALYSSVPRYDGTQSRLRSDYCETGDPTFVELEFTVNGTSYRVRRSPEYDRPKARGTGTTPQKATAELSRLAGGVWEGIAARPVDVAHELDDILGLTKDQFLQVILLAQNRFQQFLLAKNDERQAVLRTLFGTKRFEQMELALVTRSKDLAARLDSSAGSLKSQAALAAGLVQHDAPSEPALAWFDEILAGLTDAHASAAEAATVADAEFSTADAEHRALQDLRRRQLRRDSALSTLETFEAQTGVIEADREALARARRASSVWAHVAARRGAESAHLRAIEAENEKTEAYLGLLDRDANSEVGSAADSAADTDPDTLGSVIDELARSLGTLQSVLSDERALPRLAAEVERCTQVHAARAVDVTTAATRVAELPAQLDAVADELRKVRVTAAGLPEAKARVARLEVARAAAQRAATLDRKLTEARFTEKDASAAHLAAAAHLDGLFSARLNGHAAELASALVAGDACAVCGSTEHPQPASWDGAEVSEADITEARAVVQARRADLETATLAAQDLATRLASEQARAESKPLDEIDAELADATVLLVELETADDQVAELEATNDALRTRLDTAKENLTSLRSDLDSAARDLADATTRLEETRSLVAENRGGFDSVAERAEELEQRLDAARDLLEATSVTRMRQDALAAATEILTAQLAENGFADESAVDSARRGAAEIEAMDVRIREFDNAVASARSTLADPELADLPGDLVDLAPAANLVAETRDIRDSALKAASSLAERLDQLSVIVRRVRAEQEASAQLREEYDRVRALASAVQGNEPNTKRMRLETYVLAAQLEEIVAAANARLATMTSGRYTLQHDDSVQYRNTRSGLGLAILDEHTGRARPTHSLSGGETFLASLALALGLAEVVTNQAGGITLDTLFIDEGFGSLDGDTLEIAMSTLDSLRSGGRTIGLISHVDAMKEQIHAKLRIEVTDSGASRVAMSTAPTQLEPA; translated from the coding sequence ATGAAGATCAAGCAGCTGAGAATCGCCGGGTTCGGCCCATACAAAGACGAACAGCACATCGATTTCGGGCGGTTCGACGACGACGGCATCTTCCTCATCACGGGCAAGACCGGCGCGGGCAAATCCAGCCTGCTCGATGCCATCTGTTTCGCGCTGTACAGCAGCGTTCCCCGATATGACGGCACCCAGTCCAGGCTGCGCAGCGACTACTGCGAGACCGGCGACCCCACGTTTGTCGAACTCGAATTCACCGTCAACGGCACGAGCTATCGCGTGCGTCGCTCACCGGAGTATGACCGGCCGAAGGCGCGCGGAACAGGCACGACACCGCAGAAGGCGACGGCAGAGCTGTCTCGCCTGGCCGGCGGCGTGTGGGAAGGTATCGCCGCCCGTCCGGTCGACGTCGCGCACGAACTCGATGACATTCTTGGCCTCACCAAAGACCAGTTCCTCCAGGTCATCCTGCTCGCTCAGAACCGGTTCCAGCAGTTTCTGCTCGCGAAGAACGACGAGCGCCAGGCGGTGCTCCGAACGCTCTTCGGGACGAAGCGATTTGAACAAATGGAGCTCGCGCTCGTCACCCGGAGTAAGGACCTCGCCGCCCGGCTTGATTCGTCTGCCGGCAGCCTGAAGAGTCAGGCGGCCCTCGCAGCCGGGCTCGTCCAGCACGACGCGCCGAGCGAACCGGCCCTCGCCTGGTTCGACGAGATCCTCGCCGGTCTCACCGATGCACACGCGAGCGCCGCCGAGGCCGCGACCGTTGCCGACGCTGAGTTCTCAACGGCCGATGCTGAACACCGGGCGTTGCAAGACCTTCGCCGTCGCCAGCTACGACGCGACAGCGCCCTGTCAACGCTCGAAACATTCGAAGCGCAGACAGGCGTCATTGAGGCCGATCGCGAGGCACTCGCGCGAGCGCGACGAGCATCCTCCGTCTGGGCTCACGTGGCCGCGCGGCGCGGCGCCGAGTCGGCGCACCTGCGAGCGATCGAGGCCGAGAATGAGAAGACCGAGGCATACCTCGGCCTGCTCGACCGTGACGCCAACAGTGAAGTCGGCAGTGCCGCCGACAGTGCCGCCGACACCGACCCAGACACTCTCGGCTCGGTCATCGACGAACTCGCTCGCTCGCTCGGCACGTTGCAGAGCGTCCTCAGCGACGAGCGTGCCCTTCCGCGGCTCGCAGCCGAGGTTGAGCGTTGCACACAGGTCCATGCTGCCCGCGCGGTCGACGTCACCACCGCCGCCACCCGGGTTGCGGAACTCCCCGCACAGCTCGACGCCGTCGCTGACGAGCTCAGGAAGGTTCGGGTTACCGCCGCCGGCCTCCCCGAGGCGAAAGCCAGGGTTGCGCGGCTCGAGGTCGCCCGGGCAGCGGCGCAGCGCGCAGCGACGCTCGACCGCAAACTCACGGAGGCACGGTTTACCGAGAAAGACGCAAGTGCGGCCCACCTCGCCGCCGCCGCCCATCTCGACGGACTTTTCAGCGCCCGACTGAACGGCCACGCGGCCGAGCTCGCCAGCGCGCTCGTGGCCGGAGACGCGTGTGCGGTCTGTGGTTCAACGGAGCACCCGCAGCCGGCGTCGTGGGACGGTGCTGAGGTTTCCGAGGCCGACATCACTGAAGCGCGAGCCGTGGTCCAGGCCCGTCGCGCCGACCTCGAGACGGCGACGCTTGCCGCCCAGGACCTCGCAACGCGCCTGGCGAGTGAGCAGGCACGCGCCGAATCAAAGCCGCTCGACGAGATCGACGCGGAGCTGGCCGACGCGACCGTCCTGCTCGTCGAGCTCGAGACCGCCGATGACCAGGTGGCCGAGCTGGAGGCCACGAACGACGCGCTTCGCACCCGGCTCGACACCGCCAAAGAAAACCTGACGTCGCTGCGCTCCGACCTCGACAGCGCCGCGCGTGATCTGGCCGATGCCACCACCCGGTTGGAAGAAACACGTTCTCTGGTCGCCGAAAACCGTGGAGGATTCGACTCTGTCGCCGAGCGTGCTGAGGAGCTCGAGCAGCGACTCGACGCCGCACGTGACCTGCTCGAAGCCACCTCGGTCACGCGAATGCGACAAGACGCCCTCGCCGCGGCCACCGAAATACTGACTGCCCAACTCGCCGAAAACGGCTTCGCCGACGAGTCCGCCGTCGATTCTGCCCGCAGGGGTGCAGCCGAGATCGAGGCTATGGACGTGCGCATCCGTGAGTTCGACAACGCCGTGGCGTCCGCCAGGTCCACCCTCGCCGACCCGGAACTGGCCGACCTCCCCGGTGATCTTGTCGACCTCGCGCCGGCGGCGAACCTCGTCGCCGAGACGAGGGACATCCGTGACTCGGCCCTCAAGGCCGCCAGCTCTCTTGCGGAGCGACTCGACCAGCTCTCGGTGATCGTGCGTCGAGTGCGTGCCGAGCAGGAAGCATCCGCCCAGCTGAGGGAAGAGTACGACCGGGTGCGGGCGCTCGCGAGTGCCGTACAGGGAAATGAACCCAACACGAAGCGCATGCGCCTCGAAACTTACGTGCTCGCGGCCCAGCTCGAAGAGATCGTGGCCGCGGCAAATGCCCGGCTCGCCACCATGACGAGCGGCAGGTACACGCTGCAGCACGACGATTCCGTGCAGTACCGCAACACGCGGTCCGGGCTGGGGCTCGCCATCCTCGACGAGCACACGGGTCGAGCCCGCCCCACACATTCCTTGTCGGGCGGCGAAACCTTCCTCGCGTCTCTCGCCCTCGCGCTTGGCCTCGCGGAGGTGGTCACGAACCAGGCGGGCGGGATAACCCTCGACACCCTGTTCATCGACGAAGGGTTTGGCTCACTCGACGGTGACACCCTCGAAATCGCCATGTCGACCCTCGACAGCCTGCGATCGGGAGGCCGCACCATCGGGCTCATCAGCCATGTCGACGCGATGAAAGAGCAGATCCACGCGAAGCTTCGCATCGAGGTCACCGACTCCGGCGCCAGCCGAGTGGCGATGAGCACCGCACCCACTCAGCTCGAACCAGCCTGA